The following proteins come from a genomic window of Shewanella halifaxensis HAW-EB4:
- the thiE gene encoding thiamine phosphate synthase produces the protein MTSARQVLPAVRPIVWTIAGSDSGGGAGIQADLATMSDLDTHACSVISAVTAQSSVTVSLVEAVSAQMLSSQLNTLVTDLPPDAIKIGLLADQRQIALLALWLRDQQDIWLKAGVKVPVILDPVMVATCGDALANGGALDFTPFKGLLTLITPNVSELEVLAGHCLDDVGACITAAKKLADVLATSVLAKGGDRGPSWCQHQANDLLVCRDVNGISAKHQWQSFWLSSIREASGNNHGTGCTLSSAIAAVMAHGFVLNDAVVVAKAYVSAGLRGSYQPGKGAGCLARTAWPRELSLFPYIKQVTQQDPLPAALINNALSRTGKLKGFKKIDEALGLYPVVADVALLEMLLKAGAKTLQLRIKDTKEQALKEQSLEQQIIQAIALGRDYQARVFINDHWQLAIKHQAYGVHLGQEDLIESNLKQLDDADIALGLSSHSYFEILLAKQHNPSYIAFGHIFPTTTKVMPSKPQGLAKLARYVSLMKGELPIVAIGGIDASRLASVKATGVDDIAVVRAVTESDDPAAAFKALAQAWLEES, from the coding sequence ATGACAAGTGCTCGTCAAGTTTTGCCTGCTGTTCGTCCGATTGTGTGGACGATTGCGGGCTCTGATAGCGGAGGCGGCGCGGGTATTCAAGCAGATCTGGCAACCATGTCAGATCTGGACACCCACGCGTGTAGCGTTATCAGCGCAGTGACCGCGCAAAGCTCGGTTACAGTGTCGTTAGTCGAGGCGGTATCGGCGCAAATGCTGAGCTCTCAGCTCAATACTTTGGTAACAGACCTACCGCCAGATGCGATTAAAATCGGTTTACTCGCTGATCAGAGGCAAATCGCTTTATTAGCATTATGGTTACGTGATCAACAAGATATTTGGCTTAAAGCTGGTGTTAAGGTGCCGGTGATCTTAGATCCCGTGATGGTTGCAACCTGTGGTGATGCTTTAGCAAATGGGGGAGCGTTAGATTTTACCCCTTTCAAAGGGTTGCTGACTCTTATCACACCCAATGTTAGTGAGCTTGAAGTGCTTGCGGGCCATTGCTTAGACGATGTCGGCGCTTGTATTACCGCTGCCAAAAAACTCGCCGATGTTCTTGCAACGTCAGTACTGGCAAAAGGCGGCGATCGGGGCCCAAGTTGGTGCCAGCATCAGGCCAATGATTTACTGGTTTGTCGCGATGTGAATGGTATATCGGCTAAGCATCAGTGGCAAAGTTTTTGGCTATCGAGCATAAGAGAAGCCAGTGGTAATAATCATGGCACTGGCTGCACATTATCATCGGCCATTGCGGCTGTGATGGCTCATGGCTTTGTGCTTAATGATGCCGTCGTTGTGGCTAAAGCCTATGTGAGTGCGGGTCTTCGCGGGAGTTATCAACCAGGGAAAGGAGCGGGCTGCCTAGCAAGAACGGCGTGGCCAAGGGAGTTAAGCTTATTTCCTTATATCAAACAAGTCACACAGCAAGACCCATTACCGGCTGCATTGATTAACAATGCGCTATCGAGGACGGGCAAACTCAAAGGCTTTAAAAAGATTGATGAAGCCTTGGGGCTGTATCCAGTTGTCGCAGATGTTGCTTTGCTCGAAATGCTATTAAAAGCGGGGGCTAAGACACTACAGCTGCGAATAAAAGATACCAAGGAGCAGGCTCTTAAGGAGCAATCACTTGAGCAGCAGATCATTCAAGCAATAGCCCTTGGCCGTGATTATCAGGCGCGAGTGTTTATCAATGATCATTGGCAGTTAGCGATAAAGCATCAGGCTTACGGAGTACATTTGGGTCAGGAAGACTTGATTGAGAGTAATCTTAAGCAACTTGATGACGCGGATATTGCTCTTGGACTGTCGAGTCATAGTTATTTTGAGATCTTGCTCGCCAAGCAGCACAACCCATCTTATATCGCATTTGGTCATATATTTCCGACAACGACCAAGGTGATGCCCTCTAAACCGCAGGGACTCGCAAAACTGGCAAGGTATGTGTCTTTGATGAAGGGCGAGCTTCCTATCGTCGCTATTGGTGGTATCGATGCATCGAGGCTTGCAAGTGTGAAAGCAACAGGTGTGGATGATATTGCCGTGGTGCGGGCGGTGACAGAGTCAGACGACCCTGCTGCTGCATTTAAAGCGTTAGCGCAAGCATGGCTTGAGGAGTCATGA
- a CDS encoding M2 family metallopeptidase, whose amino-acid sequence MQKYISVLTAKQAKWFLSSFFIVISWFNTAAHAAVSPIPLLVEQCLSYSFPTKPFDNSTESDTQAVILERNLIGFFNLNDRIKYYRQFPLSYADRELLLQCQLYLADGLALFFNSAKFQSIQFGLADSDDPRIKALALRLSRLAKNTNAPKYKAQLHTAQAAFKQGVSSQSLSLNFLNDQCQLNDNNEESTVDFNGSLASYLIKQPSQSCRQLVWQAYQTRASSHNKAPLARIVDLRQQRARQAGFLDYSHQQLHEQWLSTPELVAQFLNAQTQAINIAPWNLGIALSQAQPAKVKSISSKLWLQKIATELETFAIAISPVNDNVYRVWLGGRLLGDIYLTEGKKIQIKPIRQLVVGQQFGQFELMLKPELNRYQQQSALIDAVASIIVQLASGQKFYLPNTIGETKDTAKIDTFWLQLYLKDQLMPALKQDNREAILQQYAKQLQVFRAKVALNSYLADNSPIRFDLNQAFTQAFGAQWDQIEDAAYTFSAIVFEGPLYYQKSWQKALANYIYQSTKDCQNQKLVFDYLVVNEPANDIASILQQLLGEPVTNDSLIKRTQHGFNPQDQHPRRCTILRQ is encoded by the coding sequence ATGCAAAAATACATTTCAGTGCTAACAGCTAAACAAGCTAAATGGTTTTTAAGTTCGTTTTTCATTGTTATCAGTTGGTTTAACACGGCAGCTCATGCTGCCGTGTCACCTATCCCACTCTTAGTAGAACAGTGTCTAAGCTATAGCTTCCCCACAAAGCCATTCGATAATTCGACTGAAAGTGACACCCAAGCCGTTATACTTGAGCGCAATCTAATTGGTTTTTTTAACCTCAATGATAGGATCAAGTACTATCGTCAATTTCCGCTCAGTTATGCAGACCGAGAACTGCTCCTGCAGTGCCAGCTTTACTTGGCCGATGGATTAGCGCTGTTTTTTAACTCGGCTAAGTTCCAATCTATTCAGTTTGGCTTAGCAGACAGTGATGATCCACGAATCAAAGCCTTAGCACTGCGCCTTAGTCGCCTTGCTAAAAATACTAACGCCCCCAAGTACAAGGCACAGTTACACACGGCGCAAGCGGCATTCAAGCAGGGGGTAAGCAGTCAATCTCTAAGCCTCAACTTTCTAAATGACCAGTGTCAGCTTAACGACAATAACGAAGAGTCGACAGTCGACTTCAATGGATCACTCGCGAGTTATTTAATAAAGCAGCCGAGTCAGTCATGCCGCCAACTGGTATGGCAGGCATACCAAACCAGAGCTTCGAGTCACAATAAGGCCCCGTTAGCAAGGATTGTCGATTTACGTCAGCAACGGGCAAGACAAGCAGGTTTTCTCGACTACAGTCATCAACAACTCCATGAGCAATGGCTATCAACGCCTGAACTCGTAGCGCAATTTCTTAATGCCCAAACCCAAGCGATTAATATTGCACCTTGGAACCTAGGTATAGCCTTATCTCAGGCCCAACCAGCTAAGGTCAAAAGTATTTCATCTAAGCTCTGGCTCCAAAAGATAGCCACTGAACTGGAAACTTTTGCTATCGCTATTAGCCCTGTTAACGACAACGTTTATCGGGTCTGGTTAGGCGGACGTCTACTCGGTGATATCTATCTGACTGAAGGTAAAAAAATCCAAATAAAACCAATACGTCAGCTGGTTGTAGGGCAGCAATTTGGTCAATTCGAGTTGATGTTAAAGCCTGAACTTAACCGTTATCAGCAGCAAAGTGCACTGATTGATGCTGTGGCAAGTATCATCGTCCAACTTGCTAGTGGGCAAAAATTTTATTTACCTAACACCATAGGCGAAACCAAAGATACCGCCAAAATCGATACATTTTGGTTACAACTATACCTTAAAGACCAGCTTATGCCGGCATTAAAACAAGACAACCGAGAAGCAATATTGCAGCAATATGCCAAGCAGCTTCAGGTATTTAGAGCCAAAGTCGCCCTCAACAGCTATTTAGCAGACAACAGCCCTATTCGATTCGATCTTAATCAAGCATTTACACAAGCCTTTGGGGCCCAGTGGGATCAGATCGAAGACGCGGCTTATACTTTTAGTGCCATTGTATTTGAAGGGCCTCTTTATTATCAAAAGAGCTGGCAAAAAGCCCTCGCAAACTATATTTACCAATCGACAAAAGACTGTCAGAATCAAAAACTTGTTTTCGATTATTTAGTAGTTAATGAACCAGCTAACGACATTGCTAGCATTTTGCAGCAGTTATTAGGTGAGCCAGTAACTAATGACTCACTCATCAAAAGGACTCAACATGGCTTCAATCCTCAAGATCAGCACCCTCGCCGCTGCACTATTTTGCGTCAATAG
- the thiS gene encoding sulfur carrier protein ThiS: MQQENNNEAGSVVKVEAQSGISISINDEVKQVAASTTLQAVIQAYGVARGVEVKAIAAALNAEVVPRQSWPIIHCQAGDKLELFSVVAGG, from the coding sequence ATGCAGCAAGAAAACAATAATGAAGCGGGATCAGTAGTGAAGGTGGAAGCCCAAAGTGGCATTTCAATCAGTATCAATGACGAAGTTAAACAGGTCGCTGCCAGCACAACGTTACAAGCTGTGATCCAAGCTTATGGCGTAGCAAGAGGCGTAGAAGTAAAGGCGATAGCCGCTGCACTTAACGCTGAGGTCGTGCCTCGTCAAAGCTGGCCGATTATCCATTGCCAAGCAGGCGATAAACTTGAACTCTTTTCTGTCGTGGCCGGAGGCTAA
- the thiH gene encoding 2-iminoacetate synthase ThiH, whose protein sequence is MSFVEVFKKLSRSELKLRLYSCTAADVEQALQGASGNLDSLLALLSPAAQPYLEQMAQQAVTLTRQRFGASIGMYIPLYLSNLCANECDYCGFTMSNKIKRKTLSNDEVLDEMRLIKTMGYDSILLVSGEHETKVGIDYFKQVLPLVREQFSHVAMEVQPLGEQDYRELVASGLDAVMLYQETYNPETYSKHHTRGKKKDFIFRLESPDRVARAGVDKIGLGVLLGLDDWRLDALLMGHHIDYLEKTYWRSRYSISLPRLRPCTGGISPKVELTDKGLVQMICAFRLFNQQLEISLSTRETPKLRDNLFALGVTNVSAGSSTQPGGYVEPNTELDQFEISDGRTPQVVAKAMLERGLNPVWKDWETGW, encoded by the coding sequence ATGAGCTTTGTCGAAGTATTTAAAAAGCTATCACGCTCTGAGCTTAAGTTAAGGCTGTATTCCTGCACGGCAGCCGATGTGGAGCAGGCATTACAGGGGGCATCGGGTAATTTAGATAGTTTACTTGCGCTCCTGTCTCCAGCTGCTCAGCCCTATCTTGAGCAGATGGCGCAGCAGGCTGTTACGTTAACGCGTCAGCGCTTTGGTGCCAGTATCGGCATGTATATTCCGTTATACCTATCGAATCTATGCGCCAATGAATGCGATTACTGTGGCTTTACCATGAGCAATAAAATTAAGCGTAAGACCTTGTCCAATGATGAGGTGTTGGATGAGATGCGCTTAATTAAAACTATGGGTTACGACTCTATTTTACTGGTATCAGGTGAGCACGAAACTAAGGTGGGTATAGATTACTTTAAACAAGTCTTGCCCTTGGTTCGAGAGCAATTTAGCCATGTGGCCATGGAAGTACAGCCTCTTGGAGAGCAAGATTATCGAGAGTTAGTGGCCAGTGGGCTCGATGCGGTCATGTTGTATCAAGAAACCTATAACCCCGAGACTTATAGCAAACACCATACGCGAGGCAAAAAGAAAGATTTTATCTTTCGGCTCGAGTCCCCCGACAGAGTCGCGAGAGCCGGTGTCGATAAGATTGGCTTGGGCGTATTGTTAGGTTTGGATGACTGGCGACTAGACGCGCTGTTAATGGGTCATCATATTGATTATTTAGAAAAAACTTACTGGCGTAGTCGCTATAGTATTTCTCTGCCAAGACTTAGGCCCTGTACGGGCGGGATATCGCCAAAAGTGGAGCTAACCGATAAAGGCCTAGTGCAGATGATCTGCGCCTTTAGGTTGTTTAATCAACAGTTAGAGATTAGTCTATCGACACGAGAAACCCCGAAACTTCGAGATAATTTGTTTGCCCTAGGAGTAACCAATGTTAGCGCTGGCAGTTCAACTCAGCCAGGCGGTTATGTCGAGCCCAATACCGAACTGGATCAATTTGAGATCAGTGACGGGCGAACGCCGCAAGTGGTCGCCAAAGCGATGCTTGAGCGAGGGTTAAATCCGGTTTGGAAAGACTGGGAAACTGGGTGGTAG
- a CDS encoding HesA/MoeB/ThiF family protein, with protein sequence MFKGAINRSSDEISLSLSDSDFLHYSRQVLLPEVGEAGQILLANAHVAVIGIGGLGNVAAQYLAAAGVGHITLVDGDDVEVSNLPRQLLFTVSDIGGNKAQVAQKKLSHAYTQVKLAAVTDYLTKDNIQQALSIQALGIQEMGIEAGQYDLLLDCSDNFETRQLVNRFAISNQLPLVSASAAHFQGQLLNIDQRHSPQSGCYHCLFPADMQVGQSCQTVGVLGPMVGTLASMQALMALQQLLGHRDTVGKLFRFDGKQFSWREARLPRSKDCLVCRADSNNNNGNGNDCEPEYRS encoded by the coding sequence ATGTTTAAAGGTGCAATAAATAGGTCATCAGACGAGATAAGCCTATCTCTTAGTGATAGCGATTTTTTACATTATTCACGACAGGTATTGCTACCAGAAGTCGGTGAGGCAGGGCAGATCTTACTGGCTAATGCCCATGTCGCGGTAATAGGCATTGGCGGTTTGGGCAATGTAGCGGCCCAGTATCTGGCTGCTGCAGGAGTTGGTCACATAACGCTGGTGGATGGTGATGATGTGGAGGTATCAAACCTTCCTCGGCAACTGTTGTTTACCGTTAGCGATATTGGCGGCAATAAAGCGCAGGTAGCACAGAAAAAACTTAGCCATGCCTACACTCAAGTTAAGTTAGCAGCCGTTACTGATTACTTAACGAAAGACAATATCCAGCAAGCTTTAAGCATACAAGCTCTTGGCATACAAGAAATGGGCATAGAGGCTGGCCAATATGATCTGCTGCTAGATTGCAGTGACAACTTTGAAACCCGGCAATTGGTTAATAGGTTTGCCATTAGCAATCAGCTGCCATTAGTGTCGGCGTCAGCGGCGCATTTTCAAGGACAACTGCTCAATATCGATCAACGACACAGCCCCCAATCTGGCTGTTATCACTGTTTATTTCCTGCCGATATGCAAGTCGGTCAAAGCTGTCAAACCGTGGGCGTGCTGGGGCCAATGGTTGGCACACTTGCATCGATGCAAGCCTTAATGGCGTTGCAACAGCTATTAGGCCATCGGGACACCGTCGGTAAATTATTTCGCTTTGACGGTAAGCAATTTAGCTGGCGAGAAGCAAGACTTCCACGTAGCAAAGACTGCCTTGTATGCCGCGCTGACAGTAATAATAACAATGGCAATGGCAATGACTGTGAACCTGAATATCGAAGTTAA
- a CDS encoding DUF3541 domain-containing protein, translating to MASILKISTLAAALFCVNSYAAELAVTESTKAQVYQGIKNNLEEHLFELPPRVQGHYGIRQYRMTGDSKYANAALVDLFVVTEAQAFYACNLDKPDFIEDQAEQAISVLGKGPRAKARKKALQPFPEFIFYTDVLLRYSSRINEFGFNGPCHDKLIAALKKADLKTGLTDKAMIETWAAQLVNYVYWAKQIGVGDYLADYKKAFIEVYPDSKDAKLNKKQYRNKLYGMTHFIFAASEYYQHNVDAKEFAWILDHFENNIDRILKDATDDIIAEVGISFLLAGMPNHPVVEKTQQHMINAFDTKEQIIPSPRGNPDLVIGEHRNVLAMMLLDWPETLHKGPYLSELKATKKYLPKQVTPLKK from the coding sequence ATGGCTTCAATCCTCAAGATCAGCACCCTCGCCGCTGCACTATTTTGCGTCAATAGTTACGCTGCAGAGCTTGCTGTCACAGAGTCAACTAAGGCCCAAGTGTATCAAGGGATCAAAAACAATCTCGAAGAACACCTATTTGAATTACCACCTCGTGTGCAAGGTCATTACGGTATTCGCCAGTACCGTATGACGGGTGATTCAAAATATGCCAATGCAGCACTGGTTGATCTGTTTGTCGTCACCGAAGCTCAAGCCTTTTATGCCTGTAATTTAGATAAGCCAGACTTCATTGAAGATCAAGCCGAGCAAGCCATATCTGTTTTGGGTAAAGGCCCGCGCGCTAAGGCCCGTAAAAAAGCGCTACAGCCCTTTCCTGAGTTTATCTTCTATACTGACGTGCTACTTCGTTACTCAAGCAGGATCAATGAGTTTGGCTTTAATGGGCCGTGTCACGATAAGTTAATTGCAGCTTTGAAAAAGGCTGACTTAAAAACCGGCCTGACCGATAAAGCCATGATTGAAACCTGGGCTGCTCAGCTCGTAAACTATGTGTATTGGGCAAAACAGATCGGTGTCGGAGACTATTTAGCGGATTATAAAAAAGCTTTTATTGAGGTCTACCCAGACAGTAAAGACGCAAAACTCAATAAAAAGCAGTACCGCAATAAGCTCTACGGCATGACCCACTTTATTTTTGCCGCCAGTGAGTATTATCAACACAATGTTGACGCAAAAGAATTTGCTTGGATTTTAGACCATTTTGAAAACAACATTGACCGTATTTTGAAAGATGCCACCGATGATATTATCGCCGAAGTAGGCATTAGCTTTTTACTCGCCGGGATGCCTAATCACCCTGTCGTTGAAAAGACTCAGCAGCATATGATTAATGCCTTCGATACCAAGGAGCAGATCATTCCGTCTCCACGAGGAAACCCAGATCTTGTTATTGGTGAACATCGAAATGTACTGGCAATGATGTTACTCGATTGGCCTGAAACATTACATAAAGGCCCTTACCTATCAGAGCTTAAGGCGACTAAGAAATATTTGCCTAAACAAGTAACCCCACTGAAAAAGTAA
- a CDS encoding thiazole synthase, with amino-acid sequence MLTIAQHQFESRLFTGTGKFAASEIMLTAIQASQSQLVTLAIKRLDLKTGSDNILKPLLDRGVKLLPNTAGARNVKEAIFAAHLSREMLGTNWIKLEIHPDPKYLMPDPIETLEAARILCEQGYVVLPYVHADPVLCRRLEEVGCAAVMPLGSPIGSNQGLATETFLKIIIEQANVPVIVDAGIGAPSQATHAMELGADAVLVNTAIASSSDPVAMGRCFAQAVNTGRQAYVAGLGAVSHQAHNTSPLTGFLNDE; translated from the coding sequence ATGTTAACTATTGCACAGCACCAATTTGAATCACGATTATTTACCGGAACGGGCAAATTTGCCGCGTCGGAGATCATGCTCACTGCCATTCAAGCATCGCAATCTCAACTTGTGACACTGGCGATTAAAAGGCTCGATCTTAAAACTGGTAGCGACAATATTCTCAAACCTTTGTTAGACAGAGGTGTAAAGCTTCTGCCTAACACTGCTGGGGCTCGCAACGTCAAAGAAGCCATTTTTGCCGCCCATCTTTCACGAGAGATGTTAGGCACCAATTGGATTAAGCTCGAGATCCACCCGGATCCTAAGTACTTAATGCCAGATCCTATCGAAACCTTAGAGGCGGCGCGGATTTTATGTGAGCAAGGTTATGTGGTCTTGCCCTATGTCCATGCCGACCCTGTGCTGTGCCGCAGACTCGAAGAGGTGGGCTGCGCCGCAGTGATGCCACTTGGCAGCCCGATTGGCTCCAATCAAGGCTTAGCCACAGAAACCTTTTTAAAGATTATTATTGAGCAAGCCAATGTACCTGTGATTGTCGATGCCGGGATAGGCGCACCATCTCAGGCTACCCACGCCATGGAGCTGGGCGCTGACGCGGTGTTGGTTAATACCGCGATTGCCAGCAGTTCAGATCCCGTGGCTATGGGCCGCTGCTTTGCCCAAGCGGTCAACACGGGGCGGCAGGCATATGTGGCAGGGCTTGGTGCTGTTAGCCATCAAGCGCACAATACCAGTCCGCTTACGGGGTTCTTAAATGATGAGTAA
- a CDS encoding response regulator → MKKARILVVDDDPVCSSLLLSILGDDYQVTTVNTGCDVADIANIQRPDVIFLDIMMPGKNGYQVLKDLKQDPQTSKLPVIIVSALSEQSDENLALRIGADGYITKPIVPSSVFAVLKKYL, encoded by the coding sequence ATGAAAAAAGCGAGAATACTGGTCGTAGATGATGATCCAGTCTGTTCAAGCCTATTATTGTCTATATTAGGCGATGACTATCAGGTCACAACCGTAAACACAGGTTGTGATGTTGCGGATATTGCAAATATTCAGCGTCCGGACGTTATCTTCTTAGATATCATGATGCCCGGCAAAAATGGTTACCAAGTCCTTAAAGATCTGAAACAAGACCCACAAACATCTAAACTGCCGGTCATTATCGTCAGCGCCCTTTCAGAACAGTCTGATGAAAACCTTGCACTGCGGATCGGTGCAGACGGCTACATAACAAAACCTATTGTGCCATCGAGTGTGTTTGCTGTACTTAAGAAGTATCTCTAA
- a CDS encoding hybrid sensor histidine kinase/response regulator: MLKQGSWSIKSFLLAGSVAIVLLLIINVSITQYVSNTKLALSQLENEVVVSANTLLMIRRNEKDFISRIEPKYTFQVLDFKAKLVQQLTQIDRLLTQSNLDINYDNQRVLEQLDDYIDTFSLLINEIYSINGTRAEQGLLARFERNSNELQLLTNQLKDTELLELIIANQLTVFDFFKSFDSALLTRVTHQFKIIEQHIKDKPQSTLPLQQAFLAFEHAFFQLQASMKRRGYSESLGYHGTLRQNVHSVERSLETLFNTIPLKVDKSVSGLVITQSIVEILLVLLIVGILYYIFYSITRMEQGLIFAREKEEQANSAKSSFLANMSHEIRTPLNGIIGMTEILTDSKLTAIQKDYLATINSSSQTLLMLINDILDLSKIESGHLEICPHTCNIKEVIYDTVALIAPKAQQRSIEMRITIDQNIPCYVRADEQKLRQVLMNLASNAVKFTHSGSVSFKLQLEVETTDTICILFSVKDTGIGIDENKHMQVFEEFQQEERNTSVEYGGTGLGLSISTKLVRMMGGEIAINSSKGLGSEFYFYLTFDRQEHIAKLSSSQHLIYCAKLQNPFLVQNIKSLHHQLDDTDSVDEIIPMLRQSSIIIFNAEDIKDKQMLAGIALKLSTPPILIASQIDSVKEDYGDLVAGYITLPLLGKRLETLINSVSNRYEQKESFVPVELELNKNKKIVLVVEDNKVNQQVVSINLNKLNLPYLIANDGREALEHYKRHIGNFSVILMDCMMPVMDGFEATRAIREFEKEEDAKRVQIIALTASILDDDIQKCFDSGMDDYLPKPFKREVLVDKLAKLH, translated from the coding sequence ATGCTTAAACAGGGAAGTTGGTCTATAAAGAGTTTTTTGCTAGCAGGAAGCGTAGCAATTGTTTTATTGCTTATTATTAATGTATCGATAACCCAGTATGTGTCGAATACTAAATTGGCATTATCACAGCTTGAAAATGAGGTTGTTGTCTCTGCCAACACATTATTGATGATACGGCGCAACGAGAAGGACTTTATTAGTCGAATAGAACCAAAATATACTTTTCAAGTACTGGACTTTAAGGCAAAGCTGGTACAGCAATTAACTCAGATTGATAGGTTACTGACTCAAAGTAATTTAGATATAAACTATGACAATCAACGGGTTTTGGAACAGCTTGATGATTATATTGATACTTTTTCCCTTCTAATTAATGAAATATACAGTATCAATGGCACCCGTGCTGAACAAGGACTACTTGCACGATTTGAACGTAACTCGAATGAACTCCAATTACTCACGAATCAGTTGAAAGATACAGAATTATTGGAGCTTATAATCGCCAATCAGTTAACGGTATTTGATTTTTTTAAAAGTTTCGACTCCGCTTTACTCACTAGAGTTACTCATCAGTTTAAAATAATAGAACAGCATATTAAAGATAAGCCTCAATCTACATTACCGTTGCAGCAAGCTTTTTTGGCATTTGAACATGCTTTTTTTCAGTTGCAGGCATCTATGAAAAGGAGAGGTTACTCGGAGTCGTTAGGCTATCATGGAACACTTAGACAAAATGTTCACAGTGTGGAACGCAGTCTGGAAACTCTGTTTAATACGATCCCACTTAAAGTTGATAAAAGTGTTTCAGGGTTAGTCATCACCCAATCTATTGTTGAGATCTTATTAGTGCTCTTAATTGTTGGAATACTATATTATATTTTTTATTCCATCACTAGGATGGAGCAAGGGCTTATTTTCGCAAGAGAAAAAGAGGAACAAGCGAACAGTGCTAAAAGCTCATTTTTGGCTAATATGTCTCATGAAATCAGGACGCCACTTAATGGCATCATAGGTATGACAGAGATTTTAACTGACTCAAAACTGACCGCGATACAGAAAGATTACCTTGCAACAATTAACTCCTCTTCTCAAACCTTATTAATGTTAATAAATGATATCTTAGATTTATCAAAAATAGAGTCTGGCCATCTTGAGATCTGTCCACATACTTGCAATATAAAAGAGGTTATATATGACACCGTAGCTTTAATCGCTCCTAAAGCCCAACAAAGAAGCATAGAGATGAGAATAACCATTGACCAAAATATTCCATGCTATGTTAGGGCTGACGAACAAAAACTGCGACAGGTTTTAATGAATCTAGCGTCAAATGCGGTTAAGTTTACCCATTCAGGTTCCGTTTCGTTCAAGTTACAGCTAGAAGTTGAGACGACTGATACCATATGCATACTGTTTTCTGTCAAAGATACTGGCATCGGGATCGATGAAAATAAACATATGCAAGTATTTGAAGAGTTTCAACAAGAGGAAAGAAATACTTCGGTCGAGTATGGTGGAACAGGACTTGGTTTATCTATTTCAACCAAGTTGGTAAGGATGATGGGGGGCGAAATAGCGATAAATTCTTCAAAGGGACTAGGCAGTGAATTCTATTTTTATTTAACCTTTGATAGGCAGGAGCATATTGCAAAACTATCTAGTTCTCAGCACTTAATCTATTGCGCTAAATTGCAGAATCCATTTTTAGTTCAAAATATTAAAAGTTTGCATCACCAACTTGATGATACGGATAGTGTGGATGAAATTATCCCAATGCTGAGGCAATCAAGTATCATAATTTTTAATGCTGAAGACATTAAAGATAAACAGATGTTAGCAGGTATAGCATTAAAACTTTCTACCCCCCCCATTCTCATTGCAAGCCAAATTGACTCGGTTAAAGAAGATTATGGTGATTTGGTTGCGGGATATATCACACTACCATTGTTAGGTAAGCGCTTAGAGACTTTAATTAACTCAGTGTCTAACCGCTACGAGCAAAAAGAGAGTTTTGTACCAGTAGAGCTTGAGCTAAACAAGAATAAAAAAATAGTGCTGGTGGTTGAAGACAATAAGGTTAATCAGCAGGTAGTTTCAATTAATTTAAATAAGCTAAACCTTCCATATCTTATTGCCAATGACGGAAGAGAAGCATTAGAACATTATAAGCGTCATATCGGTAACTTCTCTGTGATTTTAATGGATTGCATGATGCCCGTAATGGATGGATTTGAAGCGACAAGAGCAATACGCGAATTTGAAAAAGAGGAAGATGCTAAGCGTGTTCAAATTATAGCGTTAACGGCGTCAATTCTTGATGATGATATACAAAAGTGTTTTGACTCAGGTATGGATGACTATTTACCGAAGCCCTTCAAGCGTGAAGTGTTAGTCGATAAACTCGCTAAGTTGCATTAA